One Nicotiana sylvestris chromosome 12, ASM39365v2, whole genome shotgun sequence genomic window carries:
- the LOC104248573 gene encoding B3 domain-containing transcription factor NGA1-like, whose amino-acid sequence MNFFTSRRGIQQQTGSSKGMCPFSQSSSSSSTSSSYHNQQQQQQQQHRESTELMLMDSSPTATRNHGDGDEIAGGEAHHLIEREHMFDKVVTPSDVGKLNRLVIPKQHAEKYFPLDSSSNDKGGLLLNFEDRNGKPWRFRYSYWNSSQSYVMTKGWSRFVKEKKLDAGDIVSFQRGAGELVKHRLFIDWRRRPDAPDMNPYMVPHHFSNWNHGRLFLQPFQRGQPVPSFTQQHPHSQYSHNLLLEARSNIAQQQSHNYPHSYVYGIGNTSPAYYNTCFNNSSISTNATVVNANPCAGGSGNYVRSGATASQLLSQHELEIMQMQRGCCSVGGSSGVEPMVFNSVPVVQGKVAAKRLRLFGVNMDCPMDHSDLFSSSTIPTTYSHAPHFSSSSSTSTTPLVQLRNFNSQLEAVPSDEESSDKGKASMSLDLDI is encoded by the coding sequence ATGAATTTCTTTACTAGTAGACGAGGGATCCAACAACAAACGGGCTCTTCAAAAGGTATGTGCCCTTTTTCTCagtcttcctcctcttcttcaACATCCTCTTCTTATCACAaccagcagcagcagcagcaacaacagcatCGAGAAAGTACGGAGCTTATGTTGATGGATTCTTCCCCTACGGCTACCAGAAATCATGGCGACGGCGATGAGATTGCTGGAGGAGAAGCTCATCACCTAATTGAGAGGGAACATATGTTCGATAAGGTAGTAACTCCAAGTGACGTGGGAAAACTCAATCGTTTAGTCATTCCCAAACAGCATGCTGAGAAGTATTTTCCACTGGATTCCTCCAGCAACGACAAGGGGGGACTTCTCTTGAATTTCGAAGACAGAAATGGGAAGCCATGGAGATTCAGGTATTCCTACTGGAATAGCAGCCAAAGCTATGTCATGACTAAAGGTTGGAGCCGCTTTGTCAAGGAGAAGAAGCTCGATGCTGGGGATATTGTCTCATTTCAACGCGGAGCTGGTGAATTGGTCAAGCATCGTCTCTTCATCGACTGGCGCCGCCGTCCTGATGCCCCAGACATGAATCCGTATATGGTGCCGCACCACTTCTCTAATTGGAATCATGGGCGCCTCTTCTTACAGCCATTCCAAAGGGGTCAGCCGGTACCATCGTTTACACAGCAACATCCACATTCACAATATTCCCATAATTTGCTGCTGGAAGCACGCAGCAATATCGCTCAACAACAGTCTCATAATTATCCACATAGCTACGTCTATGGAATTGGTAATACTAGTCCAGCTTACTACAACACTTGTTTTAACAATAGTAGCATTAGCACTAATGCCACAGTAGTAAATGCAAACCCTTGCGCCGGCGGGTCAGGAAATTATGTCAGATCGGGAGCCACTGCTTCCCAATTACTATcacaacatgagcttgaaataATGCAAATGCAAAGAGGTTGTTGTAGCGTTGGTGGAAGTAGTGGGGTTGAGCCGATGGTGTTCAACTCGGTGCCGGTGGTTCAAGGTAAGGTGGCAGCAAAGCGACTCAGGCTATTCGGAGTGAATATGGACTGCCCCATGGATCACTCGGACCTGTTTTCATCCTCAACTATCCCAACAACTTATTCTCACGCTCCCCatttttcttcttcatcatctacgTCTACAACCCCTTTGGTCCAATTAAGGAATTTTAACAGCCAACTCGAAGCAGTACCCTCTGATGAAGAATCGTCTGACAAAGGCAAGGCATCCATGTCCTTGGATTTGGATATTTGA